The window ATCCTGTGCTACACTTTTCTGTGGTGGTACTATAAAGCTCCTTTCTCCCTGCCTATTATACTAAAGCTCATCAGAATAGTGGCAACCAGGAAGTACAAAAATAAGATAGATATTTGAATACAAAATACAGTGTTTAAGAAaggtaatatattaaaatataaaacctgCTCATATAAATTTGGAGAGTTGTTTAAGCCAACCAAGTCTAAATACCACATCTACATTAACATCTACAGTGATAGGTCTCACTATCAACACAAATGTATTTAAGACCACACTATAGATAAACTTTTTACAGGAAGTCAAATTTTACATCATCACCATCAACCTCTTGTTGAGCGGTTAGTTTTGAGGTATTAGCTGgataatgagaataatattttttcttctttccatttgaaATCTAGATTGATAACCCTGATAAGGGTTACAAACCCTTGCAGAAAGCAATTGCTATGGTTGTTTTGTAGATAGGATGTCTTAAATAAccgaaatgaaaaaaaaaatttgtagtgAAGATGACATACTGAcagattccttttcttttgtgtCTAAGCATGGATGAACACACTAAtacaaggattatttcatttttacagagaaaTCATGacattatattaatatttctGACTATAGTGTGCTTAGAAGAATGGAAAATCCCATGAAGTGGAATACTTACTAATGAaatcattaaagaaaaacaaagttgttGGGGCTGCATGAAGGATGTACCATAacacaaatgtttaaaataaaaacctaGCCAACTCATTATTTCTTGGATCTTggtttatatgtaatttgggttACAGACTAATAGAATtgtggaactggaagggaccatggGAGGCATCTAGATCACCCCCTATTCAGGGCATCAATTCTAATGATAATATCCCAGTGAATGATCACCCAACTTCCATTTGAAGACCACAAGTGATTAACTCATAGGTAAGTCTACTAAATTTTTGGATGGCTTTAAGTGCTAGAAAGTTCATACATATGTCATATTAATTATCCCCCCCTGCCCCCCTGTAATGTCCATGTCTTGATCCAGGTTCTGTCCTCTGAAATCCAACTAAATAAGATTAATCTTGCTCCTACATTATAACCTTTCAGACAGTTAATTTAACCACAATCTTTCCCCACTTCAACTtgaaaaagtattttcttctcaaggttaataaatattttcttctctaggggaaaatacagagaaatacaaagagaatacaaatagaaatacagagcAGTATAATTCTTTAAACAATGCTcacaaatatgtttaacataaggtataacctatatcaaattgcttactggctttggaagtggggagagatgggagggtgggagaaaaatttggaactcaaaaaatatctttacatgtaattgagaaaaattaaaataaatatttttttaaaaatatgagaaatagaCAATTCTCACTTGACATGGTATGTGGTCACTTCATCCCTCACCATCTGGATACATCCTAGATTGGCAAAAATGTTTCTATGATGACCAGAACTGGATAAAGTACTCTAGTagtagtatgcttcagtctgtatagagacaacatcagttctttctctggaggtgtatgGCAtgctttatcatgagtcctttgggattgtcttggatcattgtattgcagagaatagctaagttattcacaattcttcattgtacaatatttctGGTGCTATTTACAATGTTCTATTGACttgactttgtatcagttcatataagtcttttgaggtttttctgaaatgatccttatagcagaataatattcgattataatcatataccacaacttggtcagtcatttctcaattgttgggcatctcctcaatttccaattctttgccaccacaaaaagagtgactataaatatattttttacaaataatttcttctacgtatctctttgggatacagacctagaagttgtattgctggatcaaaaggtatgcaaagttttataccctttgggcataattccaaattgctctctagaatggttggatcagttcacaactccaccaacaatgcatcagtgtcccagttttcccacatcccctccaacatttatccttttccttttttatcacattagctaatctgatgggtatgaggtagtacctaaaagttgttttaattttcatttctctaatcaatagtaatttagagcatttgtcATAtgaaaatagatagctttgatttatttgtctgaaaacagCCTTTTCGTattctttgactatcaattgaggaataacatgtattcttaaaaatttaaCTCAATTCTCTAGAAACTGAGGAAttgggcctttatcagaaatatttgctataaaaatgtttccccaattttcttacttccttctaattttggtcacatttggttttgtttgtgcaaaaactttttaattttatctaatcaaccaaacaagagatatagaatattataaaatgcaaaatggattattttgattgctttaaattaaaaaggcgttgtacaaacagaagcaatggagCCAATATTAGAAGGGAAGCATAAAGCTGGAAAACTATTTTTAGAATCAGTGTTTCtaataaaagcttcatttctaaaatatataggaaactaaatttataagaatgaaagccattccacaattgagaaatggtcaaaggataatgaacaagcagttttcagatgaagaaatcaaagctatctatggccatatgaaaaaatgatctaaatcactattgtttagagaaatgcaaattaaaacaactctgaggtaccacctcacacctatcagattgacttatatgataaaaaagggaaataataaatgttggagaagctgtgggaaaattggaaaactaatgtaTTTTTggcggagttgtgaactgatccaaccattctggagagcaatttggaagtatgcccaaagggctatgggaccaTGAATACCCAATAGCATTACtaagtctgtatctcaaagagatcataaaaaaaagggaaaagacccacatgtgcaaaaatattcatagcagttctctctgtggtggcaaagaattggaaatcaagggaatgcccatccattggggaatggccaaacaagttgtggtatattaatgtaatggaatactattgtgctgtaagaaataaagagcagacagatttcagaaaaatctggaaagacttaagtggattgatgctcagtgaagtgagcagaaccaggagaacattgtacacagtaatagaaacattgtgtgatgatcgactgatagatttagctcttctcatcagtgcagtgacccaagataattccaatgaactcatgaaggaaaatgttctccacatccagaaaaaaggaactgtggattgtgaatgcagattgaaccatactgtttctacttttgtttttgttgtttgtttgttttttcaggttttccccttttgttatgattcttctttcataacatgactaacgcagaaaaatatttaatgtgcCTGTACATATATTACTTATATCAGGTTGATTTCTGTCGTGGGGAGGGAaattagggagagagaaaaatgtggaactaaaaatcttatgaaaaaaattttgaaaatgatatttacatgtaactggaaaataataaaatacttttatgatttaaaattttatctaatcaaaattatccattttacattttgtaatgctctctatattttgGTTGATCCTAGAtttttctcttatccatagatatgacagtaaactattccattctctcctaatttgtttatggcattaccctttacatgtaaatagtgtatccattttgacctgattttagtatatggtgtgagatgttaatCTACacctaatttctgctatactgtttgccaattttcccagcaatttttgtcaaataatgaagttttgttccaaaagctaggatctttgtgtttatcaaatactGGATTACTACAATAATTTACTACTGAGTcttgtatacataatatatttcattgatccaccaacatttcttagccagtaccatattgttttgataattaacaCTTTAtaatttaacccccattgccccacaaaaaaaaaaatcccaaaaaacaaaacgaaacaaaaaatgcatttattatggggcagctaggtagtgcagtggatagagcaccagccctgaagtcaggaggacctgagttcaaatccagcctcagacacttaacacttactagctgtgtgaccctgggcaagtcacttaattccaattgccctgccaaaaaaaaaaaaaccataacaaaacacaaaacaaaaaaacaaaatatgcatttattatggATTGATGgcaataggaaaaataaatatctcCTTCAGCTCTTAAACCTTAATGTTTTagtattaattgctatttatttatttttctatttaatatagtatcttattattttcttgttacatatagagatagttttcaacatttgtttctataagatttctggtttcaaatctttctccctccctcccccttcctcaagacagtaagcaatctgatatatgttatatatgtacaatcacattaaacatatttctacattagtcatactgtgaaagaagaatgagagcaaaaggggaaaacttcatataaggaaaagaaaaaaagtaaaaataatctggtgtaatctgcatctagataccacagttctttttttgctggatttggagagcattttccatcatgagtcttttggaactatcttggaccattgtattgctgagaagaatcaagtctatcacagttgatcatcacacaatgttgttgatactgtgtacaaggttctcctggttctgcttatctcactcagcatcaagtcatgtaagtcctcccaggtttctctgaaatccacctactcattgtttcttcacatttattttcttttaaactttgtgttctaaattttcatcTTCACTCCCTCtttaaccctccctatggaatcaagcaattcaatataagtcatacatgtgcaattatgccaagcatcttcacattacacaagttgtgaaagaaaatagacaaagtaactttagaaagaggaactaaaaattaaaattgcacttcaatctgtattcaaataccataagttcttgctctgttgatggtttgcatttttcatatatgcttctgatagcatcctgctcatctatttctttcacagttactattgctaactgtattatccttcatcctattccctccccttgatatttcctctattttctatcttctttcaccctatccctcctcaaaagtgttttgctttttactgcccttacttaaccccaattgcctcgccaaaaaaaaaatatttggtagAAGCCGTCTGGCCCTCAggattttttttagggagttcattgatgccttgttcagtttcattttctaagattagttatttaagtattctatttcttcttttgttaatctgagcaatttatatttttataaatattcatccatttaatttagattgtgaaatttattggcatgtaattgggcaaattgctcctaataattgttttaatcttTTCAATGGTGGTAAATTCACCCATTTTCAtcttaatttggttttcttctttcctttttttgttttttgttttttttttttgcagggcaatgagggtaaagtgacttccctagggtcacacagctagtaagtgtcaagtgtctgaggctggatttgaactcaggtcctcctgaatccagggccagtgctctatccactgcgccacctagctgcccccctatcttctttccttttttcatcaaattaagcaatggtttatctattttattgggtttttaaaaaatgaaaccatacTGATATTTTATGTTGAGCTTTCAGTCCTATGAAACTCCAAATAATTTTCCTATAATGTGAACCACTTTTTAACCACATCtccttttcttgtatttttacaactatttttttaagtccaaatgcaataatttacatttatcttatGAAATTACATTGTTAGCTTCAAAGCACCATTCTAGCTGgtaggtgattaaaaaaaaaactatgaaggaatgaatgaataaatcaaatcaaaatttcagggttgtttgtttttccccacaGTTGGCCTAACAGGGATAATTTGTCAACACAGTCATAACTTCTCTTCTAAAGGCAACCAATCTTGAATGATCTTTTTGTATTACAGATACTTAATTTGTTCTCCACAGTGAAAATCCTGCTACTTTAAATGTTTAGCAAGAAGAATGGTAAGATGGTTTTGTATCAACAAAAAAGAccatgaaaaaggaaaagtttcctcagctcctcatccTCTGACAAGTACAGCAGTCCCTATATCCCTAGAAACTGGAAATTGGTAATAAACctgaatgaaaggggaaaaaatacagagaaacacTAAACTGTATAATATTTgttatcctattctcttccccatcctccaGTATAAACTAGAATCAGGCAAAGGGCAAAATCATAAAacagaaaggtaaaaaaacataaaagtttTGCTTTGAAAGTTTACAGAGGTGATAtattggaggaggagggggcagagagaaCGAGTTTATCGGTCCAAAattcaatgagaaaaaataaatgaaggataCAAATTCTATGAAAGAAAAGTCAtgaagtagtagtaatagtaatagtagtttAAGTAGAAGTAATGATATTAGTAGGAAGTAgaagtagtggtagtggtggtaatagtagtagtaagaATAGTGGTAttaagtagaagtagtagtagtaataatagtagtaataagtcgtcatcatcatcatagtatCCTCCTAGTTCCTCAGGCTCTAAACCTAGGAGTCAGCCTGGACTCCTCATTCCCACCCCCtaaatccaatctgttgccaagacatgtcaatttcatttttgcaacatctcttgaatatactcccttctctcctctgacactgaaaCCATGCTTgtgcaggtccttatcacctcacacctagatgattgcaatagccttctggtgggtcttcctgacacaagtctctccccactccaaatcaTTCTCCCACCACCAAAGTgagtttcctaaagcacaggtctaacatGTCTCCTCTCACCTCCAAAAAATCTCGAGTGGGGGTCGCATCCGCTTCCACGATTTCCTCGGAGACTCATGGGGCATTCTCTTCTCCCACCCTCGGGACTTTACCCCAGTGTGCACAACAGAGCTGGGCCGTGCTGCCAAGCTGGCCCCGGAATTCGCCAAGCGGAATGTTAAGATGATTGCCCTTTCCATTGACTCTGTCCAAGACCATCTTGCCTGGAGTAAGGATATTAATGCATACAATGGAGATGAGCCCACAGAGAAGCTGCCTTTCCCCATCATTGATGATCACAACCGAGACCTCGCCGTCAAGTTGGGCATATTAGACCCAGATGAACGAGATGGGCAGGGCATGCCTTTGACAGCTCGTGTGGTATTTATTTTCGGCCCAGATAAGAAGTTGAAGCTTTCTATCCTCTACCCAGCAACAACTGGCAGGAACTTTGATGAGATCCTCAGAGTGGTTGATTCCCTTCAGTTGACAGCATACAAGAAGGTTGCTACTCCTGTCGACTGGAAATGTGGAGATAGTGTCATGGTTATTCCAACTCTCTCTGAAGAGGAGGCCAAAAAACTCTTTACTAAAGGCGTCTTCACCAAAGAGCTCCCTTCAGGCAAGAAATACCTACGGTACACCCCTCAGCCATAGGCTACTCCAGCAAGACCATGCTGGGGTCTAGCTGGGACTCCCTTGAAGATCTCTACCAGAAGATATCAGCCTGCCAATCATGTCTTCCTACAGTAATTGATTTAAATATCTTTCGGTGATGAAAGTCAGGAGTCTTTGGGATGGTCTACTAATGGCTTGTTAAATTAAAATGGCACTAAAAGTCACCCGTGATTCCTCTACTCGTGCCTTTACCAGCATATCACTTGGGTCATTGAACTCTCTTGGGCGCTCTGCTGGCTATCTCTGGGATGGCACTGTTTGGGCCTACAATACTTGTGAGATTCATTGCAATCTCTATCATCAGCCACCTAGCACTGTTGGCATTTGGGAAAGGGGCTTCTTAGGAGCACTCACTGCAGGAGTACGAAGGACCTCTTTAACCAGCCTAATAGACAAATCATCCCTTTTTCTAATTATCCACTCAAGGATGGATACAGTTTAACACGTCTAGTTTTGAGCTTCACCTCCCTACATTTATGATCAACAACTTGTAATaattcaggtgtttcagataggGGTGTGTTTTTTCAAATGTTGAGTGTTCTAACCACGGTTAGGAAAAACTTGGAGATTCTTATTTTTCTAGCAGGTAACAAGGAAGCAGAATACAACCTTAAATATTTTGTTAGATTGGGCAAAAGAGCTTTCTAATTCTGTTACAGTCTGTGGTTGAGGCAGCACAATGCCTACTACTGGCATATAGAATGGTGGAGGGCCACAATTATAGGTGCCTTTTTAAAACAAGTCATGGATCTGGACATGGAAAACAGCTCTTCAGTGTTCATAAGAAGATGAAAGCAGGGGATAAAGATACTAATTCTTTATTACAAAATGTTGTCTCTGCAGTGGAtagttttttgatttttttgcctTTGGGGGAGTCACCAATAAAAGCtttttgaaactaaaaaaaaaaaaatctcgagtgactccctatcacctccagggtcaaatataaaatgctctgtttatcATTCAAAGCCTTTACAACCCAGCCCCTTTCTGCCCTTAAAATCTTCCTATATCTTACTCCCTGACAGGCACTATTTAATCCAAGGATACTGACCACCTGATTGTTGCAGGAAAAAGATGCTACATCTCTTTTCTCAGGGCGttttgtctcccatgcctggaatgttctccctcctcaactctgacttcttatttcctttgcttcctttaGGTCCCAATTAAAACCCCATATTTTACAGGAAAactttcctaacccctcttatttctagtgccttccctctgttaattacttcctatttatcctgtatatagcttgcttagTATAtacttgtttacatgttatctccccagttggattgtaaggtccttgagggcaaagattatcttttttcctccttttatgtCCCCAGAACATAGCACAGTGTCTCtagaacataataagcacttaaataaacatttattgtcataataatagtaatgacaaTAATGGCATTTATGTAgatttttaagatttgcaaaagaatatgcaaatattaactcatttgaacctcacaactttgggaggtagaggtacttgttgttattatccccattttatagatgagaaaactgaagcagacaattagcaagtgacttgcccagagtcacattgcTAATATGTGTGAGGTTAGATTGTAAATAGAGTTGGCTTTGGAATCAAGATTAAGCATATTCATTGTCTCTGtatctgacatatactggctatgtaactCTGATAATCCACTTTGTTCCCTCAAGCAATTCTTCAAGACTGTAAGGTGCAATACAGTTGCTAATCAGGATTTTTAGAGTGAATTTTCCTATAGGAAAACTCAAGGCATTAATAGTCAGGCTTGTGGACGTTTGGACAGAGGAATGAAGAAGTTTTAGAAGCTTTATTCTTTTCCCAAATGTTCAAGAAGCTATTAAATAAAACTGATGGGCCAACAAAAACCCTCAGCTGTTTATATTTTACTTAAAGCTTAgatatagaaataagagaagagaaaaagtattAGAGAGAGTTCTCTTCCCCGCCCCCTTCCTACCCCAGAAATAAATATTTGGTTCAGCTGATCTAAACCTGAGGCTGGAGAGGAGAAGCAAAGTAGAACTAACCAGTATTAAATTATCATAAACCTCATAAAACATCAAGGACCAAATACCGCAGATATCCCTACATCTGTTTTCTGTCCCTTTGGGTAAAGAAATCACAAGCTCAGGAAGTCCCTGGACTGGAAGGAAATGGTTATTTTTAGTCTGAAAGATGTAGACAATTTGTTGATTTCACAGTTTCCTTAAGGAAAACCTCAGAGGGACAGGAAATAAGCAAGGACAAGAGGCAAATGAAAGTTCTGGGCTCATGGGTTTCAAGTGGGTTTGTGTAATTGGCAAACTGCCTGCCACCATAGTAACCCAGAGAAGCTACCTATCCCTACTGTCATTCAGGAGCTCCCCCTGGTGGTTAAAAATGCTTTCACTGGGAAATGAAATTAAGTTTTCTGAATTAATGCTAAAGTAAGCCCTGCCTAGGAGTTATATAGTAGATGCACAAGATTGCTGGATTTTTGAAACTGCATTATTCATTTTAATCTATGACTGTGAAGTTTGTAGCTTCAGGAGgaaattccttaaaattattaGGATCATTTCCTTTTGATACAATATCAATCATGTTTCTATTAAATCATTAGGGGGATTTTAAGGGGAAATCCCAGTGATTGATTTTTTCACAATTGATGAAAGTTGTCAgtaaacaattaacaaatatgTGCTGAGTGCTCATTATATGATCAGAATTATAGAGGGTACAAGATAGGTAGAAGAGATGGTTCCTCTTCCCAAAGAGTTTACAATTGTCTAGAAGACGAAATTTTCACACAAATGACATATATAAGtcctacaaatgaggaaacaagctaAGAGAGGTTACATaattttcccagggccacacagctagtagttgtctgaagtaggattgtaactcaggcctttctaactctaaaaccAAAACagtatgcattgtgccacctggctaccagATTATTTTACCTACAATAGGCAGTAGGCAGCAAAAGAAGCTCTTTGAATAGGGGCATGGGGTTGTGGAAGTGATATGAAGACCAGTCTGAAATCCACATACCAGATAAAGTGGTTAAGGGATACAGGAGGCCTGCTTATCAGACTGTTGCAGTTATCTAGTttaatccatcaataaacatttattaagggcaagGCCTTGtcctaggtgctagagatataaaCACAATGTAAAACAGGCCCTGGCTTCAAAGATCATAATTTGGGTACTAAGAGCCTAAATTATTTACCTTAAGATGATATTAAAAGCATAGGTGAGCCATTTTTTGATCCAGGTATTTTGGTTGCAATATACAAACTTGGTGATCATTTCTCTACTAGATGGTCCCATGCAAAATACAGAATTGTAACCCATCCCTGTCCCCTGGGCTAACACATTCATGGAAAATTTAGATGACATGGCAGCCCTTTGGTTGAGGGTCCTGTACTTTAGAAGACCCAAGGCAAgctagccctgaagttggaagatgAAATATACCCTTGATATTCTAATTCAAAGCCCAAGGGCTGCTTGAGTCATTGCCTGCTTGGGCAAGGAGCCAGGCCACGACCTCCAAGTACAAGGCTTGAGCGTCTATCATTAATTCCATCCTCTATTATGATTCATTTGGGGCCTTGAAATCTTATATCTCTCCTTGTGAGACCATAATTGCCTTCTGATTGCCATCCCTGTGATTAATGAAGGCAAAGCCTGTGCTCAGATTCTCTCCATAAAATGTACAAGAAGCCACTctttagaaacaaaacaaataaaaaagtcccATAACAGGGAATGAGTGAGTGCTTCCCTGTCTGACACTGAACACAcatcctctcccccccaccccacccccgagtATGGACCCTGACAACTGAGCCATTTCAGCTAACTGTCAAGGTATAGGACTCCCAGAAATGTCCAGATACCTAAGCAGCTGGAGATGATGAGGGAAGACAGCCCATTTCAAGTCTGACCCTTGGATTAACTGTGTCGAGGCTCATTTAGATTCTATTTACACTTCACTACCTTCTGATTTTAcgacatttttattttcctagtgATGAAAAAGCATCTTTGTCAAAATACACAACACAGAATTAGGCCTGCAGAGGAGGCCTTTATGATGCTTTCCCCTGTGCAGAaataaggagggggagggggccctCCTATAACTCTGGCTCTGGGAGACAGCCTCCCACTTACCTAACAGCAATTCATTCACACCACCAGATAGAAAAGATCTCACTGTTTCCATTATAAGGCCTTCTCTTTCTATGGGTGGTAATTAACTAACTGTTCTTAAATTGGGCTCCTCAAACAGCTGGCTCCATTGCCAGGTGATGGTTCAAAGCCTTCCTTGTTAGGGGCCTTTACCTTCCCAGGTTTCAATCACAGCCTGGCCAAATAGAAACTCAGTCCCTAAAGCCAAATATCCATTTTTAACATCTGTACCCTCACCTCTCCCTATATCCCTGAGCCAGAAAGATGGGTTTCCTGCTGCTGTCTTTGTGCCCGTGCTTGTAAGCTAGAGACTGATCCTGGTTAGTGGTCTACATCTGGGAGAACGGCTGACTTTatttggcttctctctgccaggTTCCAATTTACAATGTTTCCTGAAAAGAAAGtaattctgtatttttaaaaggctCTCACTGTCCCAGAAACACTGTAGTGGCAATCACCATGCTGCCTACCAAAGACACAAAGCACTtcaaagggatggggggggggcgctaTATGGCCACAAGGTCTGTTTGGATAGCTTTGTGGAAAAAGTCTactcatatttttatttacagaTAGTTGACTTTTTTGTAGAACCCAAAGATTTAGAACTTGCTTTATGTACATTAATAAtggctagaatttatataacactttgaggtatacaaagcactttatatttgctatcttatttgatcctcacatcagcTGATTTCAGGTACTGGAGCTATTAatctccccatttgacagataaggaaactgaggctctgaaagatTCAAAACCCaggcatcatccttgactcttctctctctcacacacatttgCCCCCTTCCACatccaatatgttgccaagtcctattcattctaccttcacaatatctctctcCTCTGAAATAGTCACCATTCTggcacaggccctcatcaccacaCACTTGGACTATTTCAACAGCCTGCCAATTTTTCTCCCTGCACCAAGTCTCTcactactccaatccatcctccactcagacGTCTAAAGGATCTTCCTAAGTATATGTCTGTGTCACAGTCTTATTCATTAAACTCCAGTAGCTCACTATCATTTACAGGGTAAAACATAAATGTCCTTGTTTGGCATTCAATGTTCTTCAAAACCTATACccttctatttttccagtcttatacCTTCGACCCACTCCCcactcttcaatccagtaacaCTTGCTTCCTTCATATTACTCAAACAAGATAAAATCTCCCAACTCAGCTTTTTCACAGGGTGTCCCCCATGTTTGAAGTGTTCTTTTTCATCTCTACCCCTCAGCT is drawn from Dromiciops gliroides isolate mDroGli1 chromosome 2, mDroGli1.pri, whole genome shotgun sequence and contains these coding sequences:
- the LOC122738291 gene encoding peroxiredoxin-6-like: MQEDLYSNSGGRIRFHDFLGDSWGILFSHPRDFTPVCTTELGRAAKLAPEFAKRNVKMIALSIDSVQDHLAWSKDINAYNGDEPTEKLPFPIIDDHNRDLAVKLGILDPDERDGQGMPLTARVVFIFGPDKKLKLSILYPATTGRNFDEILRVVDSLQLTAYKKVATPVDWKCGDSVMVIPTLSEEEAKKLFTKGVFTKELPSGKKYLRYTPQP